The sequence TTCATGTGAATTGCTCAGAGATAAAACGGTCGTGCTGATCACTCATGATCCGCAAGAAGCGGTGCGCTTAGCGGACAGGCTTTATGTCTTGCAAGGTACTCCCGCTGTTGCGGAGTCATTGACAGTGCCCACAACGCCTACGCCAAGAGTTCTCGATGTTCAATGTGCTCAATTGCAACAAGAGATTTTAGAGCAATTGGAGGTGGACTATGTCTAACATTACGACCACCATTGCATCGACTGTAAAGCAAGAAGGTTCGAAACAGAGATCCATTGCTCTTGTTGTCCGCATGACCATCAGCACTTTAGTTATCTTTGGCTTATGGCACTCAATCGTTGTGGTCTTTGACGTGCCAAGTTTTATCTTACCCGCGCCATTGGAAGTCTTATCAACCTTAGTTGAGCGATATGAAGTGTTACTCAAACACTCATGGGTTACAGCCCAAGAGATCTTGTTGGGTTTGGTGCTTGGTCTCCTAATGGGTACTTTCTTTGCTCTCCAGATGCTTTTATTTGAGCCGCTTAAGCGCTGGCTATTACCTATCTTAATCGCGAGTCAGGCGATTCCTGTTTTTGCTATTGCACCTATATTGATGCTTTGGCTTGGTTATGGCATGGCGTCTAAAGTTGTCATGGCTGCAATTATCATCTTTTTCCCTGTAACGACCTGTTGTTATGACGGTCTACGCAACACGCCAGCAGGTTACTTGGATCTTGCGAAAACGATGGGAGCAAACAAATGGCAAATACTGCGCCATATTCGACTACCTGCCGCCCTCCCAACATTAGCCTCTGGCGTCCGAGTCGCGGTGGTGATCGCACCGATCGGGGCCGTGGTCGGCGAATGGGTTGGTTCTAGTGCGGGGCTAGGGTATCTGATGTTGCAAGCCAACGCCCGAATGATTATCGATGAGATGTTCGCCGCGCTGTTTATCCTCGCAGCCCTTTCAGTCTCACTTTATTTCGTCACTGATCGACTTCTAAAGAAATTGATTCCGTGGGAAAGCCAATAGCGTTCAACCTGATTCATCTAAAAGGAAAATATTTTGAATAAAAACAAACGACTCACTATTGCCGCTGCTGTGATGGCAGTACTGACATCTGCTAACGTATCTGCCACTGAGAAACCGTTAACCTTGATGTTAGATTGGTTCGTCAATCCAAATCACGGTCCTATCATTATTGCGAAAGAGCGTGGCTATTTTGCGCAACAAGGTATTAAGGTTGAGATCCAAGAACCAGCCGATCCGAGCACACCAGCCAAATTAGTTGCGTCGGGTAAAGTCGATTTAGCTGTATCTTATCAACCGAGTCTGACTATGGATGTAGCGGCTGGCTTACCGCTAGTGCGAGCATCCACTCTCATTGCTACGCCACTTAATACACTAATGGTGCTCGATAACGGTAAAATTAAATCGTTGGCAGACCTGAAAGGTAAAAAGATTGGTATTGCTATCGCGGGGAATGAAGAGGCGACGATCGGTACGATGCTGGCGCAAGAGAGTGTCAAGTTCTCTGACGTTGAAACCATCAACATTGGTTGGGCGCTTTCGTCGTCTTTAGCTTCTGGCAAAGTGGATGCGATTTGGGGCGGTCTGCGTAATTTCGAAACTAACCAGCTTGAGCTAGAAGGTTACAAAGCACATGCGTTTTTCCCTGAAGAGCATGGCGTGCCTACTTATGATGAGCTCGTTTTTGTCGCCAATGCGAATAACTATGACAAACAAGCAATACAAGCTTTCAATAAGGCTTTGGAACAAGCGACAACCTATATTGTGAACCATCCACAAGCATCGTGGAACGAGTTCGCTTCTTACTCTCCAGATACACTCAACAATGAACTAAACAAGCGCGCATGGAGCGATACTCTGACTCGATTTGCCCTTCGTCCGTCCGCGGTTGACCTTAAGCGCTACGATGACTACGCCGAGTTTATGTATAACCAAGGCATCATAAAGTCTCAGCCCAAAGCGGCCAATTACGTACCCGACTTCAATTAACCGTGGTTATAAGGATCAGTCATGAATTACCGTGATTTAATCAACGCTTGTCAGGAAGATTGGCAGCATTATGTTGAGCATGATTTCGTGCAACAACTAGCAAAAGGCACGCTCGTACAACCCTGTTTTCTGCATTATCTGAAACAAGATTTTCTGTTTCTAAAGCAATATGCTCGCGCTTATGCGTTAGCTATCTACAAGGCGAAGACCTTATCGGATATGCGACATGCTCTACCTAGTGTCCATGCACTGCTAGATTCAGAGATCGCACACCATGTGACCTACTGTGAAAACTGGGGTTTGACAGAGTTAGATCTTGAGAACGAACCGGAAGATTTCGGTACGGTGGCGTATACCCGTTACGTACTCGATGCGGGTATGGCAGGGGATCTCGTGGACTTATATGCCGCATTAGCGCCCTGTTCAATTGGTTATGCTGTGATTGGCAAAGCTTTATTAGGTCACTCCGATACCGTTCTGGAAGGCAATCCATATCGTAGTTGGATCGAGCTTTATGGCGGTGAAGAATTTCAGTCTGGCGTAGCCGCTGGGGCTGAGTACTTTAATCAGCTGCTTGAAGAAATTGATATTCATAGCGAGCGTGGTCAAAACCTTATCCATATCTTTAAAACCGCCACTCGTATGGAAATCGCATTTTGGCAGCAAGGGCTAAACGCACTGAGATAAAAAGGAACAATAATGCTGACTCAAACTATCATTCAACATCTCGATGCGGTACGTAAACAAAAGCCCTTGGTAGTAAATATTACGAACTACGTAGTGATGAATAACACCGCTAATGCATTGTTGGCAATCGGTGCTTCACCAATCATGGCGCATTCACAACAAGAGCTTGGCGAGATGATGTCGTTCTCGGGTGCGTTAGTCATAAACATTGGCACTCTTGACAGTGCTTGGACGCCACGAATGATCTATGCCGTCGAGCAAGCTAACGTTAATGGTAAGACCGTCGTACTCGATCCTGTTGGTTGTGGCGCAAGTCAACTACGGACGGAAACCTCTCGTGAAATTGCGCGCCTTGCTAAAAAACTGATTATTCGTGGAAACGCATCAGAGATCATCGCTTTAGCAGGTGAGCAAGCACAAAGCAAAGGTGTAGACGCACTAGACAGTAGCGATACAGCGTTGGGTGCGGCTCGAAGTTTGGTGTCTGAATATGGCGCGAGCGTGGTGATTTCAGGAGCAACCGATTATGTGGTTTTCAAAGAGCAAGTCGTAAAGCTCAATAATGGTCATGAAATGATGCCGTACGTAACTGGTATGGGGTGCACACTCACCGCTTTGACTGGCGCATTCGCCGCTGTTGGTGACGATACCGGACTCGCGGCAGCAGCCGTGCTGGGCGTAGTAGGGGAGATTGCAGCAGAAAAATCTCGTGGTCCAGGTAGCCTTCAAATGAACCTTCTGGATGAACTTTACCAACTCGACTCAAGCGTGCTAACAAAGCGTTTGAAACTCCAATAACCTAACTGCCAAGTAGCGCTCAGTCAGGGCGCTGCATCTTACAAGCGAGTGATTATGAACCTGTATAAACTTTATCTTGTGACCGATGATCAACAAGATTTGGCGACACTTAAGTCTGTGGTGAGACAAGCTGTTGCTGGTGGTGTCACTATGGTTCAAGTTCGAGAAAAGCATGGTGATGTGAGGGCTTTTATCGAACGAGCTCAGGCCGTAAAAGCGATTTTAGCGGGAACGGGTGTGCCGTTGATCATTAACGACCGCGTTGATGTTGCACTAGCCGTCGACGCTGATGGCGTGCATCTTGGTCAAACGGATATGCCAGCGACCATAGCACGTGAGCTAATTGGTCAAGAGAAAATCTTAGGTCTTTCTGTTGAGAATGAGCAGCAGCTGACTGAAGCGAACTCTTTACCTATCGACTACATCGGTTTAAGTGCAATCTTCGCTACTCCAACCAAAACGAATACACAAAAACATTGGGGTATCGAGGGGTTGAGAAACGCGATAAACCAAACACAGCTACCTATCGTCGGGATTGGAGGCATCAATGAGCAGAATATCCCGGAGCTAATAGCAACAGGTGTGGATGGAATCGCGATCGTCTCGGCGATTTGTCATGCGCAAAACCCAAAGCATGCCGCTGAAAAGTTAGTGGCTTTATGTGATAGCCGCTGAACATTAATCCCAATTGCCTATGAACTTTGGTAGGTATTATCTTCGCCTGTATTTACAACACATGGGAGTTCATCAAGAGTTAATTAAGTTTCGGCTTGGACATTGGGTTATAGGTGAAATCCCTTTGGAGATCTTATCATCTTTTTCGATGGCTGAGTCCATTAGTATGCTGCAACCTCTGCTAGATAACATGCTCAGTGAGAGCTTAAACTATAGAGTAACTCTAAGGTCAATGATCAAAACTAAAAATGCTGAGAACTTTCGGGTTAGACTGAGAGTCTTTCATCTACAAATGTAGATTTAACTAGCTTAAAAACTTTTTCAAGCTAGATGAGTTTGATCTATCTCCCATAATGAAATATATATTTCATTCAATTCATTTTATGAAAGTATATTTTCTTGTAGTATCCGTATTGCCAATTAAGAAACAATAAGTTTGTGTTCATGACCGCCTAAAGAGCACTCTGAATCCGTTGTTGTTGGATGAGGTTTAGGTATTTACTGGAACAGCTCAAAGCGTAGACAAAAAAGATGAATAAAAAAAAGACGGTAAAATATGTTATTTTTGATTGTGACGGGACTCTGATTGATAGTGAGCGATGGTGTATTCAGGCTCAGGTCGATACCCTTAAATCTGTGGGAGTTGAAGTGGAGTACGAGTGTCTCAAAAATCATTATCAAGGAATTAAAATCCATCACATTTTCAGCAGTTTGGTATCGAATAAGTTGCTGCTTTCTGACGGCGGTTTAGATCGGTTAATTGCTAGATACAGGATGAGATGCAACCAACTCTTTATTGATCATTTAACTCCGATAGAAGGCGTTAATAAGGTGTTGGATACACTGATCAGCAATCAAATTGAAGTCTGCATTGCGTCGAATGGCCCTCATGAAAAAATGAACACAACGTTACAGTTAACCGGGTTGCAGCATTATTTCGAGGGCAGGATCTTCAGCGCGTTTGATGCCAACAAATGGAAACCTGATCCTCTTTTTATTGAATATGTTATGGATAAAATGCAAGCCACTGCTGATGAATGTCTATTTGTCGACGATTCACTTGTAGGAGTTGCAGCGGGTGTAGGTGCTGGGGTGACGACCCTGTATTTTGCCCATGCCGATCCAGATAGTGAACCAGCTGAACGAAGCCATTTGTTACACAAGATACATCATCTTACCGATGTTCTTAAATTTGTGTGATCCAACGTAAATCGAGTTAGTTAGAAAGATCCATTCAATCTAAGTAGCTAGAGAAAACTCGTTTCACAACCAGATCTGTAATCATAACTAAGTCGGTGAGCCGCTCACTCAATAAGCATAAAAGCTCCTGAAACAACATCAGAACTACCAGTTTGAAAATCACTCATCTTTTGTGTAATTCCCGAACTTCTCGACAACACGTTTTTCTGACTGGGATTGTATTTGTTGCGATGGTTGATGGTTGCCTTTTTCATAAAGCACAGCTTATTCCAAGGAGGGAATATGATTGCAGCAACAAACGTGACAGACCTGCAAAGGGACATATACACAAAGTATGAAGACTTGAGTCAACGGTTACAGCAGGTTGCTAAGTATGTCATTGAAAAGCCGCAAAGTATCGCGTTTGACTCGGTGTCGGAGATTGCCCGTAATGCAGACGTTCCCCCGTCGACGCTGACTCGATTTGCGCACGCATTTCATTATCGTGGATTCAATGATATCAAGAAAGTGTTTTGTCTTAATTTAGCTGAACAGACGGAGAGTTACACCGGCTATGCCCGGAGTTGTGTGGGTTTAGAGGATAATCAGAATATTGAGACGCCAGCGAATATTCTTGCTCTGTTAGCTAAGGCGAACATCAACTCACTTGAAGACTTAAACGTGCAAATTGAACACGACACACTCCAAGTAGCGGTTACGTTGCTTAATGAGGCGAATAATATATATGTGGTTGGCTTCGGACACAGCTTTAGTATGGCATCGTATCTTGTCTACGCACTGAGACGCCTTGACCGCCGAGTGTTTCTTGTTGATGGTCTGGGAGCAATTTATCTGCAGCAAATGCAGACGATACACAGAGGCGATGTGGTCGTCATCATCAGTAGTGAACCTTACTCTGACGAATCGGTAATGGTCAGTGAAGTCGTTGAAGAAAAAGGTGTAAAGAAGATAGCGATTACTGACAGCCAGGTAAGCCCTATCGCAACCAATAGCGATGCCTGTTTTGTGATTAAAGAGTCGCAGTTAGCAAAGTATCGGACTTTATCCGCAACCCAATGTTTGGTTCAGTCGCTTGTGGTTGCACTTATTTACAATACAAATGAAGAGACGCAGGTCGACGCTCTGGATATTTAATAGGGTGTAGCTGGTTTTCCACAAATGTAGAGGCGGTAATGACTTCAAATAAAAAAGCGGAATTGTATCTGTTTTCTGCCACCATATTAGCGGGTTTGGGGTGGTTATTTTCTAAGCAGGCTGTTGCGGAGTTACCACCACTCGCGTTTATTGGATTTCGGTTTGTTTGCGCCGCTGTGATTATCGCGCCATTCGGCATGAAGCAGCTGGTTCGTGGCGAGCGCCAGCAGTTTTTCACCGCGGGATGGATAGGGCTGCTGCAAGGTTTGTCTTTATCTTTATGGATTTATGCCGTCTCAGTCAGTGACGAACTGGGCGTGGGCGCATTTATCATGAGCCTTTCTATGCTATTTGTACCTATTTGGGGGTGGATGCTGTTTAAACAGCGACCAACACGCCCTTTTTGGGCTTCTCTTCCATTCGTCAGCGCGGGACTGTATTTTCTATCCCTCTCGGGGAGTTTCTCAATGTCTACGGGTGAGTTGTTCTTTTTTATTTCGGCGGCTTTTGTGGCGTTACATTTCATTTGTAATAGCCATCACTCTCAAACTATTCCCGTGCTTTACCTCACTTGTGTTCAGTTCTTTACCGGTGGCTTATTGGCAATTCTTTTTTCTGCCTGTATAGAATCTTGGCCAACCTCAATCAGCATGAGTACGTTGGGGTGGTTTGTTGCCAGCGTTATTCCGGCGACATGTCTGCGCTTCTTCATTCAAATAAAAGGGCAAAGTGGCACAAATGCAACGAACGCTGCTCTGTTGATGACATTAGAGCCTTTATGGACCGTGTTGATCAGCGTTGTTTGGTTAAATGAAGTGATGTCGACCAATAAAATTCTGGGTATCGTACTTATTTTAACCGCGTTGATGGTTTATCGATGCTGGGACTTAGTACGAGTGAAGGTGAAGAGGCTGCGTGCTTTTTAAAACAATGTGCTTTTTAAAAACAATCAGCGCCCGTGTGATTGGGCGTATCTCAATACGCCCAGAATTTGCGAGCGGACTATGCAGCTGAATTGTTTTCGCTTTCCTGAAAGGCCAGTGAAACCGCTAACGTTTGGGCTAGGCATAGTGACGCCACCTGAGAACGGAATGCATCTACTTTGCCTTCTTTCACGACAAAGCAGACATCACTAAAGGCTGCAAGTGGGCTGATCTGGCTGTCGGTAAGAATGATCTGCTTTGTGCCTGTGTTTGCTAACGCATCACTCACATCAGTGGTATCTTGCGCGTATGGATAGAAACTGATCGCTACTACTACGTCGTTCTCGCGAATCATGTTGATTTGCTCTTTGAACATGCCACCAAGCCCATCAATAAGAAACGCACGTTTGTTAAGGTGACGGAATGCGTACGTTAAGTAAGAAGAGATACTGAATGAGCGTCCAAGGCCAATGACGTAAATATTGTCTGCTTCAGAGAGCAGTTTTACCGCCTTGTTAAGGCTGTCTTCGTCGATTTGAGTCGACAGTTGTTGTATTGCACTGGTATTGGCGCGTGCAAAAGCTTGCAGAATATCAATAGGGCGCTCTGGTGGCTCTTCGTTGGCATCCATGCTTTTTGAAAGTTTCACTCGGTCAGTGTAGCTAGATGTCTCTTCAAGTAAGTTTGTACGAAATAGTTGTTTCATTTCGTTAAAGCCACTGTAGCCGAAAGCGCTGGCAAAACGAATCAATGTCGATGGCGGAACATCAGCTTGTTCAGCAATAACAGAAACAGTTTCAAATGCGACACTGCTTTTATTATCAAGTACATAAGCTGCAACTTGTTGAAGACGTTTACTTAAATCACCGTAGCGATTCCTGATTTGGTCTTGCAATTCACTTAGTGTGGTTGGTGCTGACATTATGTTCTCCATAGATTCATTCTGTTACTTGCTTTAAGTGTTTCATTTTAGCTTAAAAATGAAATCGTTCATATAGCTGTCATATCTGACAAATTCGATCTATTTCTCATTTACCTCTAACGAATCAATTCAAATCATCTTCGGTGCTAGTTGATAGTTTTTAGATAAGTTTCTTCATGACACAAACCTTGTTGGCATCCATTTACTGTCAGATGAATTTTCATTTCCTCTAAATCAATAAATGAAACATTAATTTCATTTTATTTTAAGATGAAATACAATGCAATTCTATATACCAAGCAGGAAGCACTAGCTGAGCATGGAGTGCGGGCCCCTGCTTTTTCTCTAACAACTTGCTTCTTTCTATACGGCTAGGGCTTTAGCGATATAGGAGAGTCATTACGTTTTCATGGAGTTTAGAATGGATCTCTTAGGCATTATTCTGTCATTGATACTACTTATTGTGATGATTTATCGCGGTTTTTCAGTATTGGTTGTTTCACCATTAATGGCAATGTTTGCGGTTAGTTTCAGTGATGATATGCCGGTACTGACCGCTTGGACGGGCCCTCTGATGGAGGGAAGTGCGCACTTTGTTCAAGCTTACTATCCGGTCTTTCTGGTTGGGGCGATATTTGGCGTGGTAATGAACGCTTCTGGCGCTGCGAAAACCGTTGCTAACTCTATCTCTGCTTATATGGGAGAGTCTCGAGCGTGTTTGGCTGTGATTTTCGCTTCTTTCTTACTGGTTTACGGCGGCGTAGCGGTATACGTTGTTATCTTTGCTGCTTTTCCTGTGGCGCAAAACTTGTTTGCAATGGCTAATTTGCCGAGACGTTTTATTCCTGCCGCTATTCTTGCTGGTGCCATGCCTGCTTACGTGGCACCAGGCTCGGCTCAGTTCTCTAATACCATTCCAATTCCGGTGTTAGGTACGACGATTTATGCCGCGATTATTCCTGGCATTATTGCTGTCGTGATATGGGTGTTGATTGCAAACTTGTATTTAAACCGAGCCATTGCCAAAGCGAAGAGCAATGGGGAAGGGTACCCATTTGAAAGTGAGCAGACAGAGAGCGCCGATCCACCGGGTGTGTTTACATCATTTTTTCCGATCATCATGGTTATCGTTGGTAACTTTTTGCTTACTCAGTATTTCTCTCGCCCAGAGGTCATTGAGTATTACGCTCCTTATGGTGGCGTTAAAGGAATTTGGCCAATCACCATTTCAATTAGTGCTTCTTTAGTGGTCAGTATTTATATGATGCGCCGTTATTTGCAATCGACATTACACACGTTGTCGAAAGGAGCGGTAGACTCCTTGCTGGCAATCTTCAATACGGCGGTTCAGGTTGGCTACGGTAATGTTATCCAGAGTTTGTCAGCATTCGCTCTGATAAAAGGGTTTCTACTTGCAATACCTGGGACGAAGCTACTAACTATTACTGTCACTTCGGCTTTGTTAGCTGGTGTGGTGGGATCAGTATCGGGTGGAACTGGGATCATAATGGAAGTCTTTGGTGATGATTTTTTGCGTCTGGCGGCTGAACATCAGATTGATCACGGCTTGATCCACCGTTTAGTACTGTTTGGATGCAGCCTGCTTGATACGCTGCCACACTCAGGGTTGGTCATTACGGTACTGGCGGTTTCTCAGTGCTCTTACCGAGAAAGTTATATGCCAGTGTTTATGGCTACGTGCGCAGCACCCGCAGCATCGGTTGTCGCCATCATTATACTGGGCTTGATGGGCGTGAGTTAATTGTCTTTATTTCTCGCCGATACTATAAAAGGGAGCCGCCAACTGGCTCCCTTTGTCATTTCGTTTTGTAATAAGAGTTATCGGGGGCGAAAGAACAGTTTAGCTTATCCCTTCAAGGAGCAATTTTGTTCCGGATAAGAGTAAGAAGCCGTAACACAGTTGGTAGATAGTCTGCTGAGGGACTTTATCCAGCAACCACACCCCCATTTTTACGCCTAATGGTGCCAATGGCATGAGAACCAAAGAAGTCAGTAAGTTGGTGCTGTCGAAGGTGCCAAGCAAAGTAAATGGCACCAGTTTAAATAGATTGATAATGGCAAACAGGACGGCCATCGTTGCGATTAATGTGGTTTTTTCGAGCCGTAGCGGGAGCAGGTAAAGACTGGCAGGGCCGCCCCCGGCATGAATGGCGGTACTGGAAAAGCCGCATAAGGTACTCCAGAACCAGGCTGAAAACGTTCCTCTGGGTTTTGGTTGCTTTCGCTGAAACAAGTGCATAAAGAAGAACAGTACCGATAACAGTCCGACAATCAGCTTTACGCTAGACTCTGTCATACTTCCTAAATACAACGCTGCCAGAGCTACTCCGAGGGCCGATGCAGGCAACATGCGTTTTATCACCTGAGTATCTGCAAAATGGCGGTGGTGCTTAACAGCAAAGAAATCCATAACACATAATATCGGCAGCAGTATCGCAGCGGCTTGGGTTGGTGAGATGGTCCAAGCCATCAGTGGTACTGAAATGACACCTAAGGCGCCACCGAGTCCCCCTTTACCGATTCCGTAGATGAGGACTGCGGGTATGGATACGATATAAAACCATGGGTCTGTGATGATCATTTCTTCGCTCCATGTAAAAAGCGCCCAGATGGGCGCTTTGGGGTTGCTAAGAACAGGTACTTAAGCCCAACAGAAAAAGCTGTCATACCTATCTTCTAGCGTTTTTATTGCGAATTAACCACGCTGACGCCAAAGTGCAATCAGGTTGTGGTAGTTCTGCTTGATATTTTCGATCAGCGTTTCATCGTTAATGCTATTCGCCAACCATTGACGTGATGGCTCACCGAACAGAGTGCGGCCAACCGCGAAGCCTTTAACAATCTCTTTGCCCGCAGTTGCATCAAAGCCTTTTTGTAGCTCTTCCTGAGGTGCATCTAGGCCTAAGATGACTACGCCACGGCAGAATGCATCGTGTTCAGTTACTACTGAACTGACCGTGTCCCAGCTATCGGCTTCAAGAGCAGGCAGTTTCCACCAGTCTGGTTTGATACCCAGGTCGTAAAAACGCTCTAGAGCTTGAATGTAAAGTCTGTCTTCTTTCTTCACGCCAGCAGGCAGGATGACTTCCAATAGCAACTCATGACCAGATTTACAACATGCCTGGTAGACTTCTTGAACCAGTTCTTCTTGCTCTGTACGGATATCTAGCTCGTCTTCAGGGCTGTAAAACACTAGGCACTTCACCACGTGCTCAAGAGGCCAGTCAATTAATTGTGAACCGATGTTACCGTGCTCTAAGCGCAGTGGGCGTGAACCCGGTAACTCGATAGGACGGCCAATCCACCAACCTTGTCCTGTGACTTCATTCAGTACATCTTGTCCGAATGTGCTATCACACAGTAAACCTGCTTTACCCGCTAAGTTCGCTTCTTGTGCGACTTGTTGGCTTGCTTTAAAGATAAGTTTTTTCAGTGTCTTGATACGTGTAGTGTCTGTACCCGCTTCACGAGCCATGTCTTCAAATTGGATTCGGTGGTCAAATGCCATCACACATAACTCATCCCACTGAGGAGCTTTACGTGTCGTAACGCGGTGTAGGTGGTTGAGCTCTACATCCAGGTCAGGGCGTTTCACATCAGCAGCGCGAGTGATGTAATTATCAAGCTCTAACTTAGTTGGCATTGCCGGAGCACAGCCGTGACGAGAAACCACCAATGCACCACAGGCGTTAGCGTATGCACATGCTTTTTCCCAGCCTTCGTCGTTTAGGTAGCCGCGTAGCAAACCAGACATGAATGCGTCGCCAGCGCCCAGAACGTTAAGCACGTCAACGCGAACGCCATGAATAGTCAGACCGTCATCAAGATCGTTTGGCACTTCGTCGCTGTAAACAGAGCAACCCAGCGCACCACGTTTGCACACTAGCTCGGCATCAGAAACTTTACGTACTGCTTTTAGTGCGTCGATAGTGTTATCTGTACCACCACAAATATGGAACTCTTCTTCTGTGCCGACAATAACATCGAACAGACCGAGTACTTCTTGCAGTTCTTGAGTCACTTTGTCTGAAGCGATGTAACGAGTTTCGCCATCACCCAGTGAAGTCAGCCCCCAAAGTACTGGGCGGTAGTCGATGTCTAGCGCCGTTTTTACACCATTGCGACGAGCGTATTTCAATGC is a genomic window of Vibrio japonicus containing:
- a CDS encoding GntP family permease produces the protein MDLLGIILSLILLIVMIYRGFSVLVVSPLMAMFAVSFSDDMPVLTAWTGPLMEGSAHFVQAYYPVFLVGAIFGVVMNASGAAKTVANSISAYMGESRACLAVIFASFLLVYGGVAVYVVIFAAFPVAQNLFAMANLPRRFIPAAILAGAMPAYVAPGSAQFSNTIPIPVLGTTIYAAIIPGIIAVVIWVLIANLYLNRAIAKAKSNGEGYPFESEQTESADPPGVFTSFFPIIMVIVGNFLLTQYFSRPEVIEYYAPYGGVKGIWPITISISASLVVSIYMMRRYLQSTLHTLSKGAVDSLLAIFNTAVQVGYGNVIQSLSAFALIKGFLLAIPGTKLLTITVTSALLAGVVGSVSGGTGIIMEVFGDDFLRLAAEHQIDHGLIHRLVLFGCSLLDTLPHSGLVITVLAVSQCSYRESYMPVFMATCAAPAASVVAIIILGLMGVS
- the thiM gene encoding hydroxyethylthiazole kinase, translated to MLTQTIIQHLDAVRKQKPLVVNITNYVVMNNTANALLAIGASPIMAHSQQELGEMMSFSGALVINIGTLDSAWTPRMIYAVEQANVNGKTVVLDPVGCGASQLRTETSREIARLAKKLIIRGNASEIIALAGEQAQSKGVDALDSSDTALGAARSLVSEYGASVVISGATDYVVFKEQVVKLNNGHEMMPYVTGMGCTLTALTGAFAAVGDDTGLAAAAVLGVVGEIAAEKSRGPGSLQMNLLDELYQLDSSVLTKRLKLQ
- a CDS encoding MurR/RpiR family transcriptional regulator, with the translated sequence MSAPTTLSELQDQIRNRYGDLSKRLQQVAAYVLDNKSSVAFETVSVIAEQADVPPSTLIRFASAFGYSGFNEMKQLFRTNLLEETSSYTDRVKLSKSMDANEEPPERPIDILQAFARANTSAIQQLSTQIDEDSLNKAVKLLSEADNIYVIGLGRSFSISSYLTYAFRHLNKRAFLIDGLGGMFKEQINMIRENDVVVAISFYPYAQDTTDVSDALANTGTKQIILTDSQISPLAAFSDVCFVVKEGKVDAFRSQVASLCLAQTLAVSLAFQESENNSAA
- the thiE gene encoding thiamine phosphate synthase, yielding MNLYKLYLVTDDQQDLATLKSVVRQAVAGGVTMVQVREKHGDVRAFIERAQAVKAILAGTGVPLIINDRVDVALAVDADGVHLGQTDMPATIARELIGQEKILGLSVENEQQLTEANSLPIDYIGLSAIFATPTKTNTQKHWGIEGLRNAINQTQLPIVGIGGINEQNIPELIATGVDGIAIVSAICHAQNPKHAAEKLVALCDSR
- a CDS encoding MurR/RpiR family transcriptional regulator; the encoded protein is MIAATNVTDLQRDIYTKYEDLSQRLQQVAKYVIEKPQSIAFDSVSEIARNADVPPSTLTRFAHAFHYRGFNDIKKVFCLNLAEQTESYTGYARSCVGLEDNQNIETPANILALLAKANINSLEDLNVQIEHDTLQVAVTLLNEANNIYVVGFGHSFSMASYLVYALRRLDRRVFLVDGLGAIYLQQMQTIHRGDVVVIISSEPYSDESVMVSEVVEEKGVKKIAITDSQVSPIATNSDACFVIKESQLAKYRTLSATQCLVQSLVVALIYNTNEETQVDALDI
- a CDS encoding DMT family transporter, translated to MTSNKKAELYLFSATILAGLGWLFSKQAVAELPPLAFIGFRFVCAAVIIAPFGMKQLVRGERQQFFTAGWIGLLQGLSLSLWIYAVSVSDELGVGAFIMSLSMLFVPIWGWMLFKQRPTRPFWASLPFVSAGLYFLSLSGSFSMSTGELFFFISAAFVALHFICNSHHSQTIPVLYLTCVQFFTGGLLAILFSACIESWPTSISMSTLGWFVASVIPATCLRFFIQIKGQSGTNATNAALLMTLEPLWTVLISVVWLNEVMSTNKILGIVLILTALMVYRCWDLVRVKVKRLRAF
- the tenA gene encoding thiaminase II, with protein sequence MNYRDLINACQEDWQHYVEHDFVQQLAKGTLVQPCFLHYLKQDFLFLKQYARAYALAIYKAKTLSDMRHALPSVHALLDSEIAHHVTYCENWGLTELDLENEPEDFGTVAYTRYVLDAGMAGDLVDLYAALAPCSIGYAVIGKALLGHSDTVLEGNPYRSWIELYGGEEFQSGVAAGAEYFNQLLEEIDIHSERGQNLIHIFKTATRMEIAFWQQGLNALR
- a CDS encoding ABC transporter substrate-binding protein — translated: MAVLTSANVSATEKPLTLMLDWFVNPNHGPIIIAKERGYFAQQGIKVEIQEPADPSTPAKLVASGKVDLAVSYQPSLTMDVAAGLPLVRASTLIATPLNTLMVLDNGKIKSLADLKGKKIGIAIAGNEEATIGTMLAQESVKFSDVETINIGWALSSSLASGKVDAIWGGLRNFETNQLELEGYKAHAFFPEEHGVPTYDELVFVANANNYDKQAIQAFNKALEQATTYIVNHPQASWNEFASYSPDTLNNELNKRAWSDTLTRFALRPSAVDLKRYDDYAEFMYNQGIIKSQPKAANYVPDFN
- a CDS encoding HAD-IA family hydrolase, translated to MNKKKTVKYVIFDCDGTLIDSERWCIQAQVDTLKSVGVEVEYECLKNHYQGIKIHHIFSSLVSNKLLLSDGGLDRLIARYRMRCNQLFIDHLTPIEGVNKVLDTLISNQIEVCIASNGPHEKMNTTLQLTGLQHYFEGRIFSAFDANKWKPDPLFIEYVMDKMQATADECLFVDDSLVGVAAGVGAGVTTLYFAHADPDSEPAERSHLLHKIHHLTDVLKFV
- a CDS encoding sulfite exporter TauE/SafE family protein; this translates as MIITDPWFYIVSIPAVLIYGIGKGGLGGALGVISVPLMAWTISPTQAAAILLPILCVMDFFAVKHHRHFADTQVIKRMLPASALGVALAALYLGSMTESSVKLIVGLLSVLFFFMHLFQRKQPKPRGTFSAWFWSTLCGFSSTAIHAGGGPASLYLLPLRLEKTTLIATMAVLFAIINLFKLVPFTLLGTFDSTNLLTSLVLMPLAPLGVKMGVWLLDKVPQQTIYQLCYGFLLLSGTKLLLEGIS